One Vigna unguiculata cultivar IT97K-499-35 chromosome 7, ASM411807v1, whole genome shotgun sequence genomic region harbors:
- the LOC114189931 gene encoding putative serine/threonine-protein kinase, whose translation MNRVFSIYPNMVFLIFSTRCSSSPKPKPSYITPNPNIQGTDTLIPRQDMKIPFFTCFSSPTRKQNKNDYPEEEINDGSFRLFTYGQLKLATRNFHSSEKVGEGGFGSVYKGKLLDGSLVAVKVLSVEVESMRGEREFVAELATLANIKHQNLVSLKGCCVEGVHRYLVYDYMENNSLYKTFLGSEERRMRFTWETRREVSIGVARGLDFLHEELKPHIVHRDIKAKNILLDQNFTPKVSDFGLAKLLRDEASYISTRVAGTLGYLAPEYANSGQVSRKSDVYSFGVLLLQIVSGLAVVDAYQDIERFIVEKAWAAYQSNDLLKLVDPMLNKNFPEEEAIKFLKVGLLCVQETAKLRPRMSEVVEKFTNNVDMKDVKISKPGFVADLRNIRIKNQNTSSPETSSAGATFASSIWSSANLAR comes from the exons ATGAACCGTGTATTCTCAATTTACCCAAACATGGTCTTTCTCATTTTCTCCACACGCTGTTCCTCTTCTCCAAAACCAAAACCTTCATATATAACCCCAAACCCCAACATCCAAGGGACTGATACACTTATCCCAAGACAAGACATGAAGATTCCTTTTTTCACTTGTTTCTCTTCACCCaccagaaaacaaaacaaaaacg ACTACCCAGAGGAAGAGATCAACGACGGGAGCTTCCGTTTGTTCACCTACGGCCAATTGAAATTGGCCACGCGAAATTTCCATTCCTCGGAGAAGGTCGGAGAAGGTGGCTTCGGCTCTGTCTATAAG GGGAAGCTTCTTGATGGTTCTCTTGTGGCGGTGAAGGTGCTTTCGGTTGAGGTGGAATCCATGCGAGGAGAGAGGGAATTTGTGGCGGAATTGGCTACACTTGCAAACATCAAGCACCAAAATCTTGTAAGCTTGAAAGGGTGTTGTGTGGAAGGTGTTCATAGGTATTTGGTGTATGATTATATGGAGAACAATAGCCTCTACAAAACCTTCTTAG GTTCTGAGGAGAGAAGAATGAGATTCACCTGGGAAACAAGGAGGGAAGTATCCATAGGAGTGGCTCGGGGACTTGACTTTCTCCACGAAGAGCTTAAGCCTCATATCGTACACAGAGACATCAAAGCCAAAAATATTCTTCTCGATCAGAATTTCACTCCAAAGGTTTCGGATTTCGGTTTGGCAAAATTGCTGAGAGACGAAGCTTCTTACATCAGCACTCGTGTTGCAGGGACATT GGGTTATCTAGCTCCAGAGTATGCCAATTCTGGACAGGTTTCACGAAAATCAGATGTTTACAGCTTCGGAGTGTTACTTCTGCAAATCGTGAGTGGCCTTGCAGTGGTGGATGCCTATCAAGACATTGAACGTTTCATAGTGGAGAAG GCGTGGGCAGCGTATCAATCGAACGATCTGTTAAAACTGGTGGATCCCATGTTGAACAAGAATTTTCCCGAGGAAGAGGCCATAAAGTTCTTGAAGGTGGGGCTACTGTGTGTGCAAGAAACAGCGAAGCTTCGGCCACGAATGTCAGAGGTGGTGGAAAAATTCACCAACAACGTTGATATGAAAGATGTTAAGATTTCGAAACCAGGGTTCGTTGCTGATCTGAGGAACATCAGAATCAAAAACCAAAACACTTCGTCCCCGGAAACAAGTTCTGCCGGAGCAACCTTCGCAAGCTCCATTTGGAGTTCAGCCAATCTTGCTCGTTAG